A region of Massilia sp. KIM DNA encodes the following proteins:
- a CDS encoding DUF1993 family protein, producing MSMTMYAATVPVFRQILNSLAAVLEKAEAHAQEHRIEPDALLQARLFPDMFPLVRQVQIAADFAKGTTARLAGVPVPSYEDNEGTFSELQQRITKTLGFIDSVAEAEVNAGDTRAITHGTGERARHFPNGQSYVTRFALPNFFFHVTTSYAILRHNGVPIGKKDYIGQYE from the coding sequence ATGAGCATGACCATGTATGCGGCCACCGTGCCGGTCTTCCGCCAGATCCTGAACAGCCTGGCCGCGGTGCTGGAGAAGGCCGAAGCCCACGCCCAGGAACACCGCATCGAGCCGGACGCCCTGCTCCAGGCGCGCCTGTTCCCGGACATGTTCCCGCTGGTGCGCCAGGTGCAGATCGCCGCCGACTTCGCCAAGGGCACGACCGCGCGCCTGGCCGGCGTGCCGGTGCCGAGCTACGAGGATAACGAAGGCACTTTCTCCGAGCTGCAGCAACGCATCACCAAGACTCTCGGTTTCATCGACAGCGTGGCGGAGGCGGAGGTGAACGCGGGGGATACGCGCGCGATCACCCACGGTACGGGCGAGCGGGCGCGGCATTTCCCGAATGGGCAGTCGTACGTGACGCGCTTCGCGCTGCCGAATTTCTTCTTCCACGTGACCACCTCGTATGCGATTCTGCGGCATAACGGGGTGCCGATCGGGAAGAAGGACTATATCGGGCAGTACGAGTAA
- a CDS encoding DUF1289 domain-containing protein translates to MSAPRAEAGAPPERPDTPCVAVCSTTFDEVCRGCGRTVAEVANWVSMSKEQKEVVWQRILAQGYPRRNT, encoded by the coding sequence ATGTCGGCCCCGCGCGCTGAGGCCGGCGCACCGCCGGAACGGCCCGACACGCCTTGCGTGGCGGTGTGCTCGACCACCTTCGACGAGGTATGCCGCGGCTGCGGGCGGACCGTCGCCGAGGTGGCGAACTGGGTCTCGATGAGCAAGGAACAGAAGGAAGTGGTGTGGCAGCGGATTCTGGCGCAGGGGTATCCGCGCAGGAATACCTGA
- a CDS encoding DUF1415 domain-containing protein yields the protein MSTANLNADDEAIIAATRRWLERAVIGLNLCPFAKSVYVKEQVRYVVSNATTPEALLETLMDELQRLSDTDPEQVDTTLLIHPFVLNDFEDYNEFLDVADAAVEDMQLEGELQVASFHPHYQFADTDVNDISNYTNRAPYPILHLLREDSIARAVEAFPDAADIFEKNIDTMEKLGHEGWDKLDVGPAR from the coding sequence ATGAGCACTGCCAACCTGAATGCGGACGATGAGGCCATCATCGCCGCGACCCGCCGCTGGCTGGAGCGGGCCGTCATCGGCCTGAATCTCTGCCCCTTCGCCAAATCGGTCTACGTCAAGGAGCAGGTGCGTTACGTCGTCTCGAACGCCACCACGCCCGAGGCCCTGCTCGAAACCCTGATGGACGAGCTGCAGCGCCTGTCGGATACCGATCCCGAGCAGGTCGATACGACCCTGCTGATCCATCCCTTCGTGCTGAACGATTTCGAGGATTACAACGAATTCCTGGACGTGGCCGATGCGGCCGTCGAGGACATGCAGCTCGAGGGCGAGCTGCAGGTGGCCAGTTTCCACCCGCACTACCAGTTCGCCGACACCGACGTGAACGACATTTCGAACTACACCAACCGCGCGCCTTACCCCATCCTGCACCTGCTGCGCGAGGACAGCATCGCCCGGGCGGTGGAAGCCTTCCCGGATGCGGCCGATATTTTCGAGAAGAATATCGACACCATGGAAAAGCTCGGCCATGAAGGCTGGGACAAGCTCGATGTCGGCCCCGCGCGCTGA
- a CDS encoding transglycosylase SLT domain-containing protein has product MHDTTRHTAALAALALLAAAPLSQAMDTPSAPALQAGAAANARPVLPQALAPLKTDIKADEYRETDLWARIRSGYAIPDVDNNLVNRHAQWYSARPDYLARISGRASLYLYHVVQELEKRGMPTELALLPVIESAFNPQALSSANAAGIWQFVPGTGKDFDLKQNMFKDERRGVLASTDAALTYLQRLYTMFGDWHLALAAYNWGEGNVQRAIKKNQAAGKPTDFESLAELMPAETRNYVPKLQAVKNIVAAPNQFGVALPAIDNQPYFTAVDKTSDIDLAVAAQLAEMSIDEFKALNPQFKKPVITGGEKTKILLPKENAEKFQVNLAQFGKALSSWTTHTITSAKVSIASLASKFGTTPEVIRQANNIPDRTVLKAGSTILVPKTSANAHSDIAENIIDNAVVAFEAERTARKGKLSGNQRFKTKAGVTSTKKSRNTSSQRKRR; this is encoded by the coding sequence ATGCACGACACGACACGCCACACCGCAGCCCTGGCAGCGCTGGCCCTCCTGGCCGCCGCTCCCCTGAGTCAAGCGATGGATACGCCGTCCGCACCCGCCCTGCAGGCGGGAGCCGCCGCAAACGCCCGTCCCGTTCTGCCGCAGGCCCTGGCGCCGCTCAAGACGGACATCAAGGCCGACGAATACCGTGAAACCGACCTCTGGGCCCGTATCCGCAGCGGCTACGCGATTCCCGACGTCGACAACAACCTGGTCAACCGCCACGCCCAGTGGTACAGCGCCCGCCCGGACTACCTGGCGCGCATCTCGGGCCGCGCCTCGCTCTACCTCTACCACGTGGTGCAGGAGCTGGAAAAGCGCGGCATGCCGACCGAACTGGCCCTGCTGCCGGTGATCGAATCGGCCTTCAATCCGCAGGCCTTGTCGAGCGCCAACGCGGCCGGCATCTGGCAGTTCGTGCCGGGCACCGGCAAGGATTTCGACCTCAAGCAGAACATGTTCAAGGACGAGCGCCGCGGCGTGCTGGCCTCGACCGACGCCGCCCTCACCTACCTGCAGCGCCTGTACACCATGTTCGGCGACTGGCACCTGGCCCTGGCTGCGTATAACTGGGGCGAGGGCAATGTTCAGCGCGCCATCAAGAAGAACCAGGCGGCCGGCAAGCCGACCGACTTCGAGAGCCTGGCCGAGCTGATGCCCGCCGAGACCCGCAACTACGTGCCCAAGCTGCAGGCGGTCAAGAACATCGTGGCGGCCCCCAACCAGTTCGGCGTCGCGCTGCCGGCGATCGACAACCAGCCCTACTTCACCGCGGTCGACAAGACCAGCGACATCGACCTCGCGGTCGCGGCCCAGCTGGCCGAGATGTCGATCGACGAATTCAAGGCCCTGAACCCACAGTTCAAGAAGCCGGTCATCACCGGCGGCGAAAAGACCAAGATCCTGCTGCCCAAGGAAAACGCCGAGAAATTCCAGGTCAACCTGGCCCAGTTCGGCAAGGCGCTCTCGTCCTGGACCACCCACACCATCACCAGCGCCAAGGTCAGCATCGCCTCGCTGGCCTCGAAGTTCGGCACCACGCCGGAAGTCATCCGCCAGGCCAACAACATCCCGGACCGCACCGTGCTCAAGGCCGGTTCGACCATCCTGGTGCCCAAGACCTCGGCCAATGCGCACAGCGACATCGCCGAGAACATCATCGACAATGCGGTGGTGGCCTTCGAGGCGGAGCGCACGGCGCGCAAGGGCAAGCTGTCCGGCAACCAGCGCTTCAAGACCAAGGCCGGCGTGACCAGCACCAAGAAGTCGCGCAACACCAGTTCCCAGCGCAAGCGCCGCTGA